One region of Primulina tabacum isolate GXHZ01 chromosome 17, ASM2559414v2, whole genome shotgun sequence genomic DNA includes:
- the LOC142531169 gene encoding homeobox-leucine zipper protein ATHB-40-like, which yields MDPESEYDTQMLLDISQFYSSETYSQILPEEQGKENTVKARRRCKKKSKNIYGENGGVMLRKTKLKEEQVDILEKNFGSEHKLESERKDRLAAELGLQPRQVAVWFQNRRAKWKSQRLEEEYSKLKSQHDSAVVEKCCLETELLKLKEQLNDAEKEIQRLSTNSPTSSFSMEAMDPFYLGEFGTQGLESVFYLPTNDFVPGMQWDKFYYV from the exons ATGGACCCCGAGTCTGAGTATGATACTCAAATGCTACTCGACATTTCTCAGTTCTATTCATCTGAAACTTACAGCCAAATCCTACCAGAAGAACAAG GGAAGGAAAATACGGTAAAGGCGCGGCGGAGGTGCAAGAAGAAGAGCAAGAATATCTACGGAGAAAATGGTGGGGTGATGTTGAGGAAGACGAAGCTGAAGGAAGAGCAAGTGGATATACTGGAGAAGAATTTCGGGAGTGAACATAAGTTGGAGTCGGAGAGGAAGGATAGACTGGCGGCGGAGCTGGGGCTGCAGCCACGTCAGGTGGCGGTGTGGTTTCAGAACCGCCGGGCTAAGTGGAAGAGCCAGAGGCTGGAGGAGGAATACTCCAAGCTTAAGTCCCAACATGACTCCGCCGTAGTAGAAAAATGCTGCCTTGAAACTGAG CTTCTAAAGCTCAAAGAACAACTAAACGACGCAGAGAAAGAGATACAGAGGTTATCAACCAATAGTCCAACTTCATCCTTCTCAATGGAAGCCATGGATCCATTTTATCTTGGGGAATTCGGAACACAAGGATTAGAAAGCGTGTTTTACTTGCCAACCAACGATTTTGTTCCTGGCATGCAATGGGATAAATTTTACTAtgtctaa